The Clostridioides difficile genome has a segment encoding these proteins:
- a CDS encoding VOC family protein, with the protein MKYQCSLLAVNDVEVSKKFYGELFDQKVVLDLGRNVSFSGGFAIQEDFAWLTGLNPDTVVQKSHNMELYFEADDFDKFIEKLKSHKDVEYVHQPLKYEWQQRVVRIYDPDKHIIEIGESMEVIARRYLEEGYTVEEVSKIIQHPIEFVEECKQSE; encoded by the coding sequence ATGAAATATCAATGTTCATTATTGGCAGTAAATGATGTAGAGGTGTCAAAAAAATTTTATGGAGAATTGTTTGACCAAAAAGTTGTGTTAGATTTAGGGAGAAATGTATCCTTTAGTGGTGGATTTGCAATACAAGAGGATTTTGCATGGTTAACAGGACTCAATCCAGATACAGTTGTTCAAAAATCACATAATATGGAACTTTATTTTGAAGCTGATGATTTTGATAAATTTATTGAAAAACTTAAATCGCATAAAGATGTAGAGTATGTTCACCAACCACTAAAGTATGAATGGCAACAAAGGGTAGTACGTATTTATGACCCTGATAAACATATTATCGAAATAGGAGAATCTATGGAAGTTATAGCTAGAAGATATTTAGAGGAAGGGTATACTGTAGAAGAAGTTTCTAAGATTATTCAACATCCAATTGAATTTGTAGAGGAATGTAAACAAAGTGAATAA
- a CDS encoding BlaI/MecI/CopY family transcriptional regulator: MSIKKLPQSELKIMKFIWKVDSKVTSKDIILAMEQKYQWKQTTTLTILSRLVVKGFLNSKKVNKHTQYEILINEKDYVNVETREFFSNIHDSSIKSLLLSLHADDNISEEDILFIEEWLRSIKEK, encoded by the coding sequence ATGTCGATAAAAAAGTTGCCACAATCAGAATTAAAGATAATGAAATTTATATGGAAAGTAGATTCTAAGGTAACATCAAAAGATATTATTTTAGCTATGGAGCAAAAATATCAATGGAAGCAAACGACAACTTTAACTATTTTATCTAGATTAGTAGTTAAAGGATTTTTAAATTCTAAAAAGGTAAATAAACATACACAGTATGAGATTTTAATTAATGAAAAAGACTACGTGAATGTTGAAACAAGAGAATTTTTTAGTAATATTCACGATTCTTCTATAAAAAGTTTATTATTATCGTTGCATGCAGACGATAATATAAGTGAAGAGGATATACTTTTTATTGAAGAGTGGTTAAGAAGTATTAAAGAAAAATAA
- a CDS encoding HAMP domain-containing histidine kinase produces MDSVKYILRRFIGSSILISLFLIILNITGFLIFSYVTFVYPYSGEADISTSRETKASLMMLEEKLTSKDGKFVLDESSKDVLHKNQAWAMLIDDNGDRIWEYDLPKEIPKHYTLTDVAKFSKFFLKDYPVYVWEHPDGLLVTGYPKDKYTRFNLTYTVREIEQFPRLILIMLLLNAIITFLIALFIGLKMVKSIKPIITGMKLISKGEPVFLQEKGILSDISKSINSVSRELQEKNAKLRKREEARSNWIAGISHDIRTPLSMIIGYAGELEESKNLSQREYEQVSIICNQGIKIRELVSDLNLVSKLEYNMQALDCGKLRVSAFLREVVSDFINNNLDNNFYIELDILNEEIIIDADKKLLKRAISNLIQNSITHNQHGCNINVVSRSDLDFCYITIEDDGKGMSKDKISYLLKNQYNLNDAYAKGQNHGLGLLIVAGIINAHKGKLDITSDDYQGLKITLKLPLVK; encoded by the coding sequence TTGGATAGTGTAAAGTATATATTGAGGCGATTTATAGGTTCAAGCATCTTGATTTCATTATTTCTAATTATCTTAAACATAACAGGATTTTTGATATTTTCATATGTAACCTTTGTATACCCATATTCAGGAGAAGCGGATATAAGTACTAGCAGAGAAACTAAAGCAAGTTTAATGATGCTTGAAGAAAAGTTAACTTCAAAAGATGGTAAGTTTGTCTTGGATGAATCTAGCAAAGATGTGTTACATAAAAATCAAGCTTGGGCAATGTTAATTGATGATAATGGGGACAGAATATGGGAGTATGATTTACCTAAAGAAATACCAAAGCATTATACTTTAACAGATGTAGCTAAATTTTCAAAATTCTTTTTAAAAGACTATCCTGTGTATGTATGGGAGCATCCTGATGGGCTTCTAGTTACAGGATATCCAAAAGACAAGTATACAAGGTTTAACCTTACTTATACCGTTAGAGAAATAGAGCAATTTCCAAGGTTAATACTAATTATGCTTTTACTTAATGCAATAATTACCTTTTTAATAGCATTGTTTATAGGATTAAAAATGGTAAAATCTATAAAGCCAATTATTACAGGGATGAAGCTTATTTCAAAGGGTGAGCCAGTATTTCTTCAAGAGAAGGGGATACTTAGCGATATTTCAAAGTCTATTAACTCTGTATCTAGAGAATTACAGGAAAAAAATGCAAAGCTTAGAAAAAGAGAAGAAGCTAGGTCTAATTGGATTGCAGGAATATCTCATGATATAAGAACACCACTTTCGATGATAATAGGATATGCTGGAGAACTTGAGGAAAGTAAAAATCTTTCTCAAAGAGAATATGAGCAAGTATCTATTATATGCAATCAAGGTATTAAAATTAGAGAATTAGTAAGTGACCTTAACTTAGTCTCTAAATTGGAATACAATATGCAAGCCTTAGATTGTGGTAAACTTAGAGTTTCTGCTTTCTTGAGAGAGGTTGTTTCTGATTTTATAAATAATAATTTGGATAATAACTTTTATATTGAGCTTGATATACTAAATGAAGAGATTATTATAGATGCAGATAAAAAATTGTTAAAAAGAGCTATTAGCAATTTGATACAAAATAGTATAACTCACAATCAACATGGGTGTAATATAAATGTAGTTTCAAGGTCTGATTTAGATTTTTGCTATATAACTATTGAAGATGATGGAAAAGGTATGAGTAAAGACAAAATTAGCTATTTATTGAAGAATCAATATAATTTGAATGATGCATATGCTAAAGGTCAGAATCATGGTCTAGGGCTTCTAATAGTAGCAGGGATTATAAATGCACACAAAGGTAAATTAGATATCACAAGTGATGATTATCAGGGCCTAAAAATAACTTTAAAATTACCACTAGTAAAGTAA
- a CDS encoding response regulator transcription factor, which translates to METIKDKKILVVDDHKELLKMIDEILRKEGFNRIFLASSYEEAVRVFKNIKPDCAILDVVLPDGDGFSIMRKIRETSKIPVIFLSARGEDEDRLIGLGLGADDYIVKPFLPKELTLRLIGILNRVYIPINEDELPVFKLGDSVVVNLNTACVKKAGQEISLTAKEHSLLLKLYENKGRIVTSDALCQAIWGDDMYGYENTLMVHVRRVREKIEEAPSSPKHLITVRGLGYKLIIN; encoded by the coding sequence ATGGAAACAATAAAGGATAAAAAAATACTTGTGGTTGATGACCATAAAGAATTATTGAAAATGATAGATGAAATCTTAAGAAAAGAGGGATTTAATAGAATTTTTCTAGCATCTAGCTATGAAGAAGCTGTGAGAGTGTTTAAAAATATAAAACCAGACTGTGCAATTTTAGATGTAGTGTTGCCAGATGGAGATGGATTTTCTATTATGAGAAAAATTAGAGAAACGTCTAAGATACCAGTTATTTTTCTTTCTGCAAGAGGAGAGGATGAAGATAGATTGATTGGTTTAGGTCTAGGGGCTGATGATTATATAGTAAAGCCATTTTTACCTAAAGAACTTACTTTAAGGTTAATAGGTATACTAAATCGTGTATATATTCCTATAAATGAAGATGAGTTGCCAGTATTTAAACTAGGAGATTCTGTTGTTGTAAATTTAAATACTGCATGTGTGAAAAAAGCTGGACAAGAAATTTCTTTGACTGCTAAAGAACATTCCCTGCTTTTAAAGCTATATGAAAATAAAGGGCGAATCGTTACTAGTGATGCACTTTGTCAAGCCATATGGGGAGATGATATGTATGGGTATGAAAATACTCTTATGGTACATGTTAGGAGAGTTAGAGAAAAGATAGAGGAAGCTCCATCTTCTCCTAAGCATCTTATTACAGTAAGAGGGCTTGGATATAAGTTAATAATTAACTGA
- a CDS encoding ATP-binding cassette domain-containing protein gives MEMIIKTNRLSKEYNKIFRVKDLDLRVPKGAVYGFLGPNGAGKSTTLKMLLGLAKPTQGNISILGKELNDKNRIPILNDIGSLIESPSYYGHLTGLENMTIMQRLLDLPKKNIYEALKIVRLENQKNKKVSQYSLGMKQRLGIAMAIMKFPKLLILDEPTNGLDPAGIEEIRELIKSLPEKYGMTVLISSHLLSEIDQIATSIGIINHGELVFQDSIKELHDKGQSHIAIRTQNPTSAQKLLNTQGYMSLIQDGYLTIENLKDIDVAKVNNILVHSNMDVFRIEEHKKSLEDIFLELTGKAVTL, from the coding sequence ATGGAAATGATAATTAAAACAAACAGGCTTTCAAAAGAATACAATAAGATATTTAGAGTAAAAGATTTAGACCTTAGGGTACCAAAAGGAGCTGTATACGGCTTTTTAGGGCCTAATGGAGCGGGTAAATCCACTACTCTTAAAATGTTGCTTGGCCTTGCAAAGCCTACACAAGGAAATATTAGTATTTTAGGCAAAGAACTAAACGATAAAAACAGAATACCAATTTTAAATGATATTGGCTCATTGATAGAATCTCCATCATACTATGGACATTTGACAGGGCTTGAAAATATGACTATTATGCAAAGACTATTAGATTTACCTAAAAAAAATATATATGAAGCCTTAAAAATAGTAAGACTAGAAAATCAAAAGAATAAGAAGGTCAGTCAGTATTCACTAGGTATGAAACAACGTCTTGGCATTGCTATGGCAATAATGAAGTTTCCTAAACTATTGATACTTGATGAACCTACAAATGGACTTGACCCAGCAGGAATTGAAGAAATTAGAGAACTAATAAAATCTCTCCCAGAAAAATACGGTATGACAGTTCTTATTTCTAGTCATCTTCTAAGTGAAATTGACCAAATTGCCACATCAATAGGAATAATAAATCATGGTGAACTCGTTTTTCAAGATAGTATAAAAGAACTTCATGATAAAGGTCAAAGTCATATTGCTATTAGAACACAAAATCCAACATCTGCTCAAAAACTTTTAAATACACAAGGATATATGTCGCTTATACAAGATGGATATTTAACTATTGAGAATTTAAAGGACATAGATGTAGCTAAAGTAAATAACATACTTGTTCATTCAAATATGGATGTGTTTAGAATAGAAGAACATAAAAAGAGCTTAGAGGATATATTCCTTGAACTTACTGGTAAGGCGGTGACTTTATAA
- a CDS encoding ABC transporter permease has protein sequence MKYLSLEFYKIKRKKIILMTFLFVAVEIMWCIMNSNRALTKSPDMLNGFEYSYIIMSFTSLNGLFFPILISIITSRISDIEHKGDTWKLLKASATPLNSIYFSKFLCSTILISLAILIQILAILGFASFKDFVEPFSMSLIIKYTLGTILVSMAIISLHQWVSTVFQNQMFAVTLGMLGSFIGLTSGLFFQGIRRLFIWSYYIELSPLNYAYDTALGPSVYKVNMNFSMTILIFFVGMLIYYIGKNHLLKKEI, from the coding sequence ATGAAATATCTTAGTTTAGAATTTTATAAAATTAAAAGAAAGAAAATTATTTTGATGACATTTTTATTTGTAGCTGTTGAGATAATGTGGTGTATTATGAACTCAAACAGAGCTCTTACAAAGAGTCCAGACATGCTAAATGGATTTGAATATTCATATATAATCATGAGCTTTACAAGTTTAAATGGACTTTTCTTTCCTATTTTAATATCAATAATTACTTCACGCATAAGCGATATAGAGCATAAAGGAGATACCTGGAAACTTTTAAAAGCTTCTGCTACACCTTTAAACAGTATTTATTTCTCTAAATTTTTATGTTCCACTATTTTAATATCATTAGCTATTCTTATACAAATATTAGCTATTTTAGGTTTTGCGTCTTTTAAGGACTTTGTTGAACCATTTTCCATGTCCTTAATTATCAAGTATACCCTAGGTACAATACTTGTTAGTATGGCTATAATATCATTACACCAATGGGTTTCAACTGTATTTCAAAACCAAATGTTTGCTGTTACCCTTGGTATGTTAGGTAGTTTTATAGGTTTAACATCAGGATTATTTTTTCAAGGTATTCGTAGATTATTTATATGGTCTTATTACATAGAATTAAGTCCTCTAAATTATGCTTATGACACTGCCCTTGGTCCATCAGTTTACAAAGTAAATATGAATTTTTCAATGACTATTTTAATCTTCTTTGTTGGAATGTTAATTTATTATATTGGAAAAAATCATTTATTAAAAAAGGAAATATAG
- a CDS encoding ABC transporter permease gives MLRKSVLGEILKLKNSFIWYVLLALPLISVLIGTGNFYLNQGILKKEWYSLWTQVSLFYGEFFFPILIAIFCAYVCRLEHMNHNWNNIMTLPINFKNIFLSKLTVISILTAITQIVFVIFYIVAGNMIGFSQSVPNELTGWIVKGWIISISIASIQLYLSIKIRSFATPIGISLCLSLFGMGLLVAQPSIGIFFPYSMLGSAMGIIKQSALNVNDTIVTISVAFATTIIFSEIAKRNFRKNDVIS, from the coding sequence ATGTTAAGAAAATCAGTTTTGGGAGAAATCCTAAAGTTAAAAAATTCTTTTATATGGTATGTATTATTGGCTTTACCACTTATAAGTGTGTTAATTGGTACTGGAAACTTTTATCTAAATCAAGGTATTCTAAAAAAAGAGTGGTACAGCTTATGGACTCAAGTTAGTTTATTTTATGGTGAGTTTTTCTTTCCTATATTAATAGCAATCTTTTGTGCCTATGTTTGTAGACTTGAACATATGAATCATAATTGGAATAATATAATGACACTTCCAATTAATTTTAAAAACATTTTTTTATCTAAACTTACAGTTATTTCAATCCTTACAGCTATCACTCAAATTGTTTTCGTTATTTTTTACATAGTTGCTGGAAATATGATTGGATTTTCCCAAAGTGTACCTAATGAACTTACTGGCTGGATTGTTAAGGGCTGGATTATTTCTATTTCAATAGCTTCTATACAACTATACCTATCTATAAAGATTAGAAGTTTTGCTACTCCTATTGGTATCAGTCTTTGCCTTTCCCTATTTGGAATGGGCTTACTAGTGGCACAACCTTCTATTGGTATATTTTTCCCATACTCTATGTTAGGAAGTGCTATGGGTATTATAAAACAATCTGCTTTAAATGTTAATGATACTATAGTTACGATATCTGTTGCATTTGCTACTACTATAATATTTTCTGAAATTGCTAAAAGAAACTTTAGAAAAAATGATGTTATATCTTAG
- a CDS encoding N-acetyltransferase: MKMIIRQEKASDKDKVYEVVKAAFANEESSDHDEQNLVNRLRNSTSFVPELSLVAEDDGDIVGHILFTEIKVRNDVLLALAPVAVSPNVQGKKIGSKLIEEGHKIAKSKGYKGCVVLGHDKYYPKFGYQVASKFNIKAPFEVPDENFMAIELLDNGLKEVSGVVEYAKEFFEQ; encoded by the coding sequence ATTAAAATGATAATTAGACAAGAAAAAGCCAGTGACAAAGATAAAGTATATGAAGTTGTTAAAGCTGCATTTGCAAATGAAGAATCTTCTGACCATGATGAACAAAATCTTGTTAATCGATTAAGAAATAGTACTAGCTTTGTTCCAGAACTTTCACTCGTAGCTGAAGATGATGGAGATATAGTTGGACACATTCTATTTACAGAAATAAAGGTTAGAAATGATGTGCTACTTGCACTAGCACCAGTGGCAGTTTCTCCTAATGTTCAAGGTAAAAAAATAGGTTCAAAGTTAATTGAAGAAGGACATAAAATTGCAAAGTCAAAGGGATATAAAGGTTGTGTAGTTTTAGGTCATGACAAATATTATCCTAAGTTTGGCTATCAAGTAGCAAGTAAGTTTAATATAAAAGCTCCATTTGAAGTGCCAGATGAAAATTTTATGGCTATAGAGCTACTAGACAATGGATTGAAAGAAGTCTCTGGTGTTGTAGAATATGCAAAGGAGTTTTTTGAACAGTAG
- a CDS encoding TfoX/Sxy family protein — protein MGELSKLPNIGPVVEGQLNQVGIKTYEQLKEIGSKQAWLKIKSIDASACINRLYSLEGAIRGIRKSQLSSDEKEELKEFYNIFKC, from the coding sequence ATGGGTGAACTTTCTAAATTGCCAAATATAGGTCCTGTAGTTGAAGGTCAATTAAACCAAGTGGGAATCAAAACCTATGAACAGTTAAAAGAAATAGGTAGCAAACAAGCATGGTTAAAAATAAAATCGATTGATGCTTCTGCATGCATTAACCGTCTATATTCATTAGAAGGTGCAATTCGAGGCATCAGAAAAAGTCAATTATCTTCAGATGAAAAGGAAGAATTAAAAGAATTTTATAACATATTTAAGTGTTAG
- a CDS encoding DUF3795 domain-containing protein has protein sequence MFESRCGVLCNSCTRKEEVNCKGCPQMKGPFWGGECKVKTCCEGKELNHCGECDTFPCDMISNMGKDQGFDPTIKIEQCRKWLNEEKSLNDSFN, from the coding sequence ATGTTTGAATCAAGATGTGGTGTACTCTGTAACAGTTGTACAAGAAAAGAAGAAGTAAATTGTAAAGGATGTCCTCAAATGAAAGGCCCATTTTGGGGTGGGGAATGTAAGGTTAAGACTTGCTGTGAAGGCAAAGAACTTAATCATTGTGGGGAATGTGATACTTTTCCTTGTGATATGATTTCAAATATGGGGAAAGACCAAGGTTTTGACCCTACAATAAAGATTGAACAATGCAGAAAATGGCTGAATGAAGAAAAATCTTTAAATGATTCTTTTAATTAA
- a CDS encoding helix-hairpin-helix domain-containing protein, producing the protein MGELRKIPGVGKETEKDLIMLGYTTIESLKDANPEELYQKECLMSGQHIDRCQLYVYRCAVYFASTENPDPEKLKWWYWKD; encoded by the coding sequence ATGGGAGAATTGAGAAAAATTCCTGGGGTAGGAAAGGAAACTGAAAAAGACCTAATAATGTTAGGATATACAACAATTGAATCACTTAAAGATGCCAATCCAGAAGAATTGTACCAAAAAGAATGTTTAATGAGTGGACAACATATAGACAGATGTCAATTGTATGTTTATCGTTGTGCAGTATATTTTGCATCAACAGAAAATCCAGACCCAGAAAAACTAAAATGGTGGTATTGGAAAGACTAA
- a CDS encoding MerR family transcriptional regulator gives MHNKLLSITQLAKLRNLTSETLRYYDRINLIKPNYVDPSTKYRYYSILQYEELGTVKELRQLGMCINDITSYFNDRNFKKSIEIFEKYQETLHSEISEKMRLEKVLNKKVEFLKQLDSLSPVNTITELTLPDRYMITFDEPTGGPHELALAVTELESHLNEIAPIVASDRVGAYGNDSILDESQDYIPLSPFIFIEDNDIQSSLKKFVPGGLYLSMYYDGDELERYHPSFDFIKEYMREHNLCLNGDIYQIFKIDVTLTSYLNETLMEIQVPVKKI, from the coding sequence GTGCATAATAAACTTTTGTCAATTACTCAATTAGCGAAACTTAGAAACCTTACAAGTGAAACACTAAGATATTACGATAGAATAAATCTTATAAAACCTAACTATGTAGACCCTAGTACTAAGTATAGGTATTACTCTATTCTTCAATACGAAGAGTTAGGAACTGTAAAAGAACTAAGACAATTAGGAATGTGTATCAATGATATTACAAGTTATTTTAATGACAGAAATTTCAAAAAATCTATTGAAATTTTTGAAAAATACCAAGAAACACTTCACTCAGAAATTAGCGAAAAAATGAGGCTTGAAAAGGTATTAAATAAAAAAGTTGAATTTTTAAAACAACTAGATTCTCTATCGCCAGTAAACACAATTACAGAACTCACACTTCCAGATAGATATATGATTACCTTTGATGAACCAACAGGTGGACCTCATGAATTAGCTCTTGCTGTAACTGAATTAGAATCTCATCTAAATGAGATTGCTCCAATTGTTGCAAGCGATAGAGTGGGTGCTTATGGTAACGATTCTATTTTAGACGAATCGCAAGATTATATTCCTTTATCTCCATTTATATTTATAGAAGATAATGATATACAGTCATCTTTGAAAAAGTTTGTTCCAGGTGGATTATATCTTTCTATGTATTATGATGGTGATGAACTTGAAAGATACCATCCGTCTTTTGATTTTATAAAAGAGTATATGAGAGAACACAACCTATGCCTAAATGGCGATATTTATCAAATATTTAAAATAGATGTGACTCTTACTAGTTACTTAAATGAAACGCTTATGGAAATTCAAGTTCCAGTAAAAAAAATATAG
- a CDS encoding cupin domain-containing protein, giving the protein MDISTLDKDILEVLVRQIIEEKLNGSKNGVDFNRNKDISGITSIKLPKVKVDESNRLDTGNPNDIVYTKDLFTLEESPRLGCGIMEMKETTFDWTLNYDEVDYIIEGTLDILIDGRKITASEGELILIPKGSSIKFSVPNYARFIYVTYPADWESQK; this is encoded by the coding sequence ATGGACATAAGTACATTAGATAAAGATATATTGGAAGTATTAGTTAGACAAATAATAGAAGAAAAGCTAAATGGTTCTAAAAATGGTGTAGATTTTAATAGAAATAAAGATATAAGTGGAATAACTTCTATAAAATTACCAAAAGTAAAAGTGGATGAAAGTAATAGATTAGATACTGGCAACCCAAACGACATAGTTTATACAAAAGATTTATTTACATTAGAAGAAAGTCCAAGATTAGGTTGTGGAATTATGGAAATGAAAGAAACAACTTTCGATTGGACATTAAATTATGATGAAGTAGACTATATAATAGAAGGAACTTTAGATATATTAATAGATGGCAGAAAGATAACAGCATCTGAAGGGGAGCTAATACTCATACCAAAAGGAAGTAGTATAAAGTTTTCAGTACCTAATTATGCTAGGTTTATATATGTAACATACCCAGCAGATTGGGAATCACAAAAGTAA
- a CDS encoding EutN/CcmL family microcompartment protein, which produces MEIGKIVGNVWATRKDEKLNGQKFLVVKLLNAKDTYKEGFLVAADNAGAGNGDLVLITRGSAARTSIERQSVPIDATIVGIVDSLEFADE; this is translated from the coding sequence ATGGAGATAGGAAAAATAGTTGGTAATGTATGGGCGACAAGAAAAGATGAAAAGTTAAATGGACAAAAATTCTTAGTTGTGAAACTATTAAATGCTAAAGATACATATAAAGAAGGTTTTCTAGTAGCCGCAGATAATGCAGGGGCAGGGAATGGAGATTTAGTTCTTATAACTAGAGGCTCTGCTGCCAGAACTTCAATAGAAAGACAGAGTGTTCCAATAGATGCAACTATAGTTGGTATAGTCGATTCCCTTGAATTTGCGGACGAATAG
- a CDS encoding TIGR02536 family ethanolamine utilization protein: MDYNNLIEIIVEELYKKINTTNIGCIENKNRKKLVILYENDKSKFDLLSDKFNIEIFDNTKKDCDAVIVSKLCMRGICNLALGNSFSDEERFLLKMLMKGKKVYVLDEGIEYKRYKETAPKTLYNKYRAYEDDICRYGVKIIKSLSEVVLSEIEFSEEKFNKEILNKEAFNKEKSNEEKIRIDERFSIDLTHKRLISESDLRKPMINGTKDIIVSQNSIITPLAMDFIRIHNITVKRM; encoded by the coding sequence ATGGATTATAACAATCTTATAGAGATTATAGTAGAAGAGCTTTACAAAAAAATAAATACTACGAATATTGGATGTATAGAAAATAAAAATAGAAAAAAATTAGTTATATTATATGAAAATGATAAAAGTAAATTTGATTTATTAAGTGATAAATTTAATATAGAAATATTTGATAATACTAAAAAAGATTGTGATGCAGTAATAGTATCAAAACTTTGTATGAGAGGTATTTGCAACTTAGCATTAGGAAATAGTTTTTCAGATGAAGAAAGATTTCTATTAAAAATGCTTATGAAAGGCAAGAAAGTATATGTGTTAGATGAAGGAATAGAATACAAACGCTATAAAGAAACTGCACCTAAAACACTATACAATAAATACAGAGCTTATGAAGATGATATTTGTAGGTATGGAGTAAAGATTATAAAAAGTTTAAGTGAGGTAGTACTTAGTGAGATAGAATTTAGTGAGGAAAAGTTTAATAAAGAAATATTGAACAAAGAAGCATTTAATAAAGAAAAATCGAACGAAGAAAAAATAAGAATAGATGAAAGATTTAGCATAGATTTGACCCATAAAAGGCTTATATCTGAGTCTGATTTGAGAAAGCCTATGATAAATGGAACTAAGGATATTATCGTAAGTCAAAATAGTATAATAACTCCATTAGCTATGGATTTTATAAGAATACATAATATAACAGTAAAAAGAATGTAG
- the eutD gene encoding ethanolamine utilization phosphate acetyltransferase EutD codes for MENLLNEIVQEVVSRVKKEVFIEVEASGRHVHLSEEDVEKLFGKGYTLTKLKDLSQPGQYACKERVTIIGPKGTLKNVVVLGPCRKETQVEISLTDGSTLGLKPPIKQSGDLEDTLSIKIATEKGEVELQKGLMVAKRHIHMTIEDAKKFDVVDNEIVEVKVFGKRPLIFDDVVVRVSDKFKTYMHIDYDEANACAHSKGSIARIIKR; via the coding sequence ATGGAAAACCTATTAAATGAAATAGTACAAGAAGTAGTAAGCAGAGTTAAAAAAGAAGTATTTATAGAAGTTGAAGCATCAGGAAGACATGTACATTTAAGTGAAGAAGATGTAGAAAAATTATTTGGTAAAGGGTATACATTAACAAAATTAAAAGATTTATCTCAACCAGGTCAATATGCTTGTAAAGAAAGGGTCACAATAATTGGACCAAAAGGGACATTAAAAAACGTTGTAGTTCTTGGACCTTGTAGAAAGGAAACACAAGTAGAAATATCTTTAACAGATGGTTCTACATTAGGGCTAAAGCCACCAATAAAGCAAAGTGGAGATTTAGAAGATACTTTAAGTATTAAAATAGCTACAGAAAAAGGAGAAGTTGAACTTCAAAAAGGTCTTATGGTAGCAAAAAGACATATACACATGACGATAGAAGATGCTAAAAAATTTGATGTGGTAGACAATGAGATAGTTGAAGTTAAAGTATTTGGAAAAAGACCTTTAATATTTGATGACGTAGTTGTTAGAGTTAGTGATAAGTTTAAAACTTATATGCACATAGATTACGATGAGGCAAATGCATGCGCACATTCAAAAGGAAGTATTGCAAGGATAATAAAGAGATAG